The window CACCTCCCACGAATAGACAGATctccacaaattgccaccagtGGATACTTTAAagtattcttttatttttcaaattaatgACAAACACTGGTTTAGGGCTTcccaggcagggctgttctgcctctcTTAGTGTACAAGCCAGCAAACACAAAGTCTCTGCCCCTTTCTTGCAGGGCTGCAATAGTCCTTTgaaaatccctccttttcaaagtcAGTAGCAAAATCAGTACTTGCCTCCAAGCAGAATTTCCCCCTCCTGCCCAAACAAGTTTTTCAGATTCACCATAGTCCTTCCAAAATAATCAGGGGCAGCTTGGGGGAACCAGGCTTGTAACtcttccagccccctcccacaaCAGTCAAGGTTTCCCCACAGCAAACAGGTCTAACCAAAAGAAAACAGACTTCTTTCTTTAAGCAAGGTTAAATCAAATAACTTCCAAAACAATATAGATTCTCAAACCTTCAGGGACtgccttcctcagggctctccagctcccattccattctggTTTCTTCTCCCTGCTCAGCCTGATTAACCCCCTCTTCCACCCAATCCATCCAATTCTCCTcttgcttctcaccccacccttccccattacaggtgggcagcatgctatactgattgcgggtccaggggaactgggctccttcattctccctccctcttgtggtcagagacggtatatggccagcttgcctatcctctgggctccccctgctgggactggaaatgcattctgggacatGTAGTtcagggttttgctgcttcattctatacatctgggatgtagccttgtcacaggtGACATCTACCAGTAGGAATCAGGACCCAGAATTACACAAAGAGTGAGGCTATGACTTTCAACCCCCAGAAACagagcatatctgggtttagaaaaggtttggataagtttctggaggaaacgtccatagacatggagaagccactgcttgccctgggattggtagcatggaatgttgctgctagatttctgccaggtacttgtaacctggattctGGTCTAGATggttgttcttatgttatgtaggAATCTCACCCAGATCCTCTACCAGTGATCTACTTTGGTGCCAATACAAATATTCTGTATTTAATTTTGTGGTGGGTGGACACTAAATCAGTAGAAGGTTGACCTACAATGTGTGAGCCTCATAATCTGGTGCGGGTCTAATTTGCACATGCTGCCTATGTTGTTCCTGGTATGTCTATGGAAGATGGTTAAACCAATTCACCCTCCCCTGAATGAAGTCACTGATGTTGGTGCTTCTGCTATTCCTGATTCTAAGGATTGATTCCTACTGAGGTAGATCTATGATCTTcatgcctgcagtccctgccaatCCCATATCTTCCTCTGCTAGAACATGATCCCTAAACAACACAGTGATCTATTTGCAATATTTGCCTCACATCAAATGTTAATAGTGAATATCATCAAAAACAGAGATTGAGGACTTTCCCTAGAGCAAAAGATCAGTGAAGTCAGCTAAGAAACGGAGGAGCTGTTGATTGGAATGATGGAGAAAAGTATGATTGATATGAAAACTCTGAAACGTTTTCTGAAATTCAAATCATATGATAATATATCAGGAAATCTCTTCTCAACGATTTGCTTTTTCAGTCAGGGCTTCATGTAAAATTCTATTTCACACTGAGTTGAAATCCTTCACTGCTAAATATCACATTCCTACAAGCAATGATCCAATTTCTTAATCCCCTAGTTTCCCTTGCAGTCCCTTCTTCAGGGCAGCTTTAATGTCTTTGTTCCTTAGACTGTAAATGATGGGGTTTAGCATGGGGATCACGGTGCTATAAAATGCATCCAAGAGTTTGTCAACTGAACTTATACTCTTCGACATGGGTTTTACATATACAAATAACACTGCCGCAAAGTATACGGTAAGAATGATCAGGTGAGATgagcaggtggagaaggcctTGTACCTCCCCTTCGTGGACTGCATTTTTAATATGGAATAAAAGATGTGGATGTAGGATGTCAGGATGAGGACAAGGGACAGCAAGGCCAAACACACATCTAGGGTGTTCATCAACAGTTTAATGGCAGAGATATCACTGCATGAGAGCTTCAGAATTGTATGGAAATCGCAAAATAAATGGTTGATCACTTTATGCCCACAGAAAAAAGAATATGAAAGGGACAAACTGTGCGGCAGGACATGgttcgtcatgcaaggttctacgttgggagttacggaccaagaaagggatctgggtgtcgtcgttgacaatacactgaaaccctctgctcagtgtgctgctgcagctaggaaagcgaacagaatgttggggattattaggaaaggtatggagaacaggtgtgaggatgttataatgccgttgtatcgctccatggtgcgaccgcaccttgagtactgtgttcaattctggtcgccgcatctcaagaaagatatagtagaattggaaaaggtgcagcgaagggcgacgaaaatgatagctgggatgggacgacttccctatgaagaaagactaaggaggctagggctcttcagcttggagaagagacggctgaggggagacatgatagaggtatataaataatgagtggagtggaacaggtggatgtgaagtgtctgttcacgctttccaaaaatactaggactaggggcatgcgatgaaactacagtgtagtaaatttaaaacaaatgggagaaaacttttcttcacccaacgcgtaattaaactctggaattcgttgccggagaatgtggtgaaggcggttagcttagcagagtttaaaaaggggttagacggtttcctaaaggacaagtccataaaccgctactaaatggacttgggaaaaatccacaattccaggaataacatgtataaaatgtttgtacgtttgggaagcttgccaggtgcccttgacctggattggccgctgtcgtggacaggctgctgggctcgatggacctttggtcttttcccagtgtggcattacttatgtacttatgtacttatgacatccaAAAACCCAGCAAGCCAAGAAATGACAGACAGCAGGGCACAGACCCCTCTTGTTCATGATGACCGAGTAGCGTAAGGGGTTGCAGATGGCCACATAACGGTCATAGGCCATGGCGGTGAGCAAATAGGATTCCACCCCAGTGAAGGACATAAGCAGATAGAGCTGGGTCATGCACCCCACAAAAGAAATTCTTTTGTTGTCCATTAGGAAAATTGAAAGCATTTTTGGGAGAGTGCAGGAACTTAAacagagatccaagatggccaggttgaagaggaagaagtacatgggtgTGTGGAGACGTGAATCAACGCACATTAGTGTCAAAATAGTGAGATTTCCCATCAAAGTGACCAGATAAATACACAGAAACACAATGAAGAGTAGAATCTGAAGGTTTGGGTAATCTGAGAACCCAAAGATGATAAACTCCACAACTTGGGTTTCGTTTCCCTTCTGCATGTCCCTGATATTCGTGGTTTActgaaggaggaagaaaagaaacaaaacaaaggaatCAGGAAAGTAGAGGAAAAAAAATAGTGAACTTTACAAGGTCAATGAGATCAATTAATGCTTGGACAATATACTGGATTTTCAGTTGACCTTTCAATTTTGTAGTTAACACAACTGTtattagattattattattatcatcgttataattaataaaaatgataaattacACAAATATTTGAAGCAATTATTAATATGGTTGTACTgaatcctttttttctttttcttttggaaaGCATTATCTGGTAAAGTTGCTCAGTGGCAACAATGAAACCCAGTGTAATTTTGAGATTAATAAACCAAAGTCCTCTTGAGACGTGTGGGGGACCAGTGTTGCTGCTGGAGAGGAGAGGATAGGATCAAATACGAGACTGAATTGGAAGGGCTAATTAGGGAACCCGATTATCATTTCTTTTAATTATGCTAGACAGGAACATTTATAGAGCAGGGAAGGAAGTCTGATATAACTACTAAAGCCGAGATTAAAACAAATTTGTGATTATCAGAGATACAGAAAAAGTTAGAAAGCTAAGGAGTAGATTTGCAACCAGAAGATGAGGGGGAGTCTTACCTGAAGAGGAGATCCGTTCCGGTGTCTAGTTTAGCTAGCCATCCCAAGACAGAGAAGCCTGGAAGAAGGGAAACAAGTTAAGTGAccgagcaaaataaaaatatagcatCCACACTTAAATGTAAAGGTAAATAAgagacgtatttatttatttgtgacatttatatcccactttatcccaaacaagtttgagttcaatgtggcttacaataaacagtgtaggatacataacaaagaataatgcataagaaagtaatttgttgtaagaatccaattttacaattttAGAAAGGTCCACAATGATGTAAACTTACCTAAATCCATTTAATACGTATGTGATTTTATTCTTGAACCTTGTAGAAACGAGCATTGTTTGAAAATTCTGAAAGAGAAAGCAGTAATGGATTGCTTGGAAAATAATAGGAAAGTTACAGATTTGTTGTTTAATGTTTTAATCAGATTTTACTGCACCATTTTGGCTCAAATAAATCTTTTTTACTGTGACAAGGTCTGCTGTCTTGTAAAGGTGGTTGCATGTTACAAATTGCCTTGTTAAACCCCTTAGTGAAGGGTTTAATATTGAGCACTAACTGCAGGTGACAAGGTACTTCCACCTGGTAACTGTGGCACGTGACAATAGAAGGACGTAATCTCTGCCACGGGTAGTGATTGTTGTATAATCATACTGGCATTCTTTTGCATGTGAACTGAAAGGTTCGTTGCTCCTTCACCTTGTGTCTGTAGGACTCAGCTTCAAATAGACTCAACTAAGTTTTTTGATCCGTTTGGGACCATTTCCTGACGGGAATGAAAGCGCACTGAACAGTCACTAGCTCCGGTGGTAGAATCTACTCCATTCCCTCCAGGATCATCTATTCTTCTGTGACTGGAAGAACAGAGGTAAACAGCAGGGAGAAGGAAATAATCAGGTATTCCCAGCTGTCTTTTAATGGAGCGTCTCAACTCAACTTGTCTCTGTGTTATTCTcttgtctaatttttttttaattgtcctgtttgtttgtcataCATAGATTGTGAACTCTCTTCAGTGTGCCGTATATGTCTTATAgggaaaagtacataagtacataagcaccgccatactgggaaaagaccaagggtccatcaagcccagcatcctgttgctgacagcggccaatccaggcttcaagaacctggcaaccccccccccccccaaaaaaaaaaaaaaaaaaaaattaataatgttcaatggacttttccctcaggaatctgtccaaacgccctttaaattccataaggccagctgctgtcactacattctccggcaacgagttccagagtctaactacacactgagtaaagaaaaactttctcctatttgttttaaatctaccatattctagtttcatcttgtgtcccctgattttcttgttgtttgaaaatgtaaacaaacgcttcacatctgtccgctctaatccgctcattatcttgtagacttctatcatatcacccctcagccgccttttctccaagctgaagagccctaaccttctcagcctttcctcatagggaagtcgttccattctctttatcattttcgtcgcccttctctgcaccttttctaattcctttatatcttttttgagatgcggcaaccagaattggacacaatactcaaggtgggatttgatatatttccttctgtggttacaatcaaagcagtttacatattacatacaggcacTGAGGGTCCATttcactaagccgtgtaggtgtcCACGTGtctccaatgtgcatcaatttggaacctaccacccggctaccgcatgtcccgggcagtaattccattttttacgtgcgtccgatacgtgtggcagaaaatatttgttattttctactgcatggcagtaaccgggtggtaatcggcagtgtatgtgctCTGAAGATTATCACCCGGTTAACTCGgtggatggcagtaaggtttcaggcccaaaatggacgcgcactgacttttattttgatgcacatccattttcagcaaaaaaaaaggccttttttgcaggtgtgtccATCCAATGCATTCGTCTACACAAGCGTAGgctgccatttttcagcgtaccttagtaaaaggagcccttattttgtacctggggcagtggaggggtaAGACGCTCGTTTACCAAGccgcggtaaaaggggtcctgtggtGGCGGGAGTGATGGCGGCTGCTTTTGCTGTGTGAtgggccacttttaccgcagtgggtgaaaatgaaatggccatgcggtaagttcgcacttCCCGCATGGCCAattcatggggaggggggaagcacttGCCGCTGCCCACTGAGGAGGCAggaagggctcccgtgctaaccctgcggtaactgggcagtgcacggtgctgcccaattacagccaggtaaccccctgaagaagtatttttccaatatttctgctagtgccagaaatgccacGCGCTGGGGATAGAACTACCATGGCGCCAAGCGCTGGGGATAGAACTACCATGGTGCCACGTGCTGAGGATAGAACTACCATGGCACCCcggttgggccagcggtagttccggattgcccagagtcacaagatgcactagtgggaattgaaacccagccccccctggttctcaggcggCTGCATTAACCATGAGGCTACTGCTCTGCTCTTGCTGTTAAATGATAAGGCAACCAGCTGGAATTAATTCCTATCTCAACTGAGCAGTTTTATCAGGATCCTACTGTTGAAATATCTCTGGGGATTTATCCAGTACTCGCATTTTCTCTGGAAATCAGCTCGTGTTTGTTAAATGACtaaaattcaggggccctttttactaaggtgcgtaggcgcaTACGTACATCAAATTagaactcctccccccccagccaccatgtgccccgggtggtaattctagtTTTTACTCgtgcccaaaaatatttttttatttt is drawn from Microcaecilia unicolor chromosome 14, aMicUni1.1, whole genome shotgun sequence and contains these coding sequences:
- the LOC115457359 gene encoding olfactory receptor 1009-like, with protein sequence MQKGNETQVVEFIIFGFSDYPNLQILLFIVFLCIYLVTLMGNLTILTLMCVDSRLHTPMYFFLFNLAILDLCLSSCTLPKMLSIFLMDNKRISFVGCMTQLYLLMSFTGVESYLLTAMAYDRYVAICNPLRYSVIMNKRVINHLFCDFHTILKLSCSDISAIKLLMNTLDVCLALLSLVLILTSYIHIFYSILKMQSTKGRYKAFSTCSSHLIILTVYFAAVLFVYVKPMSKSISSVDKLLDAFYSTVIPMLNPIIYSLRNKDIKAALKKGLQGKLGD